From Nocardioides daedukensis, the proteins below share one genomic window:
- a CDS encoding TetR family transcriptional regulator: MNTTAAHVDGSRRRPRDRKQQILVASLELFAEHGYPNVTMAQIADAVGITAGALYRHFSNKAMLLQRVVADSFAWLNDPPSFTGYEDTVERMIVTISDRPFLSDLWTHEARYLPEDQLRDLRKRMRTYTEGFLPGIRQRRPDLTPGQDDLLAWAMQSLLSGLGRRSMRSLASVRVPSVRAALLAVPAAELVEIGPVAEPVKPNLTPVSMRERLLTVAFEQFGERGYQDTTMASIGAAADVTGPNVYGYFASKSELLRAVTDRGTHALWLNLDRTLASAATPADALHELVRSYTSLMGSWASTLEDPSGEHDVIDTMRAGQREYIAEWVALLQAVVPGLDQQQARARCQLAMFLISDLHKTRHIVRHANFHENLVAMVLAVLLDRSVPGS; this comes from the coding sequence GTGAACACGACGGCGGCCCATGTGGACGGTTCTCGGCGCCGCCCACGCGATCGCAAGCAGCAGATCCTCGTGGCGTCCCTCGAGCTCTTCGCCGAGCATGGCTATCCCAACGTCACGATGGCGCAGATCGCGGACGCCGTGGGCATCACCGCTGGGGCGCTCTACCGTCACTTCTCCAACAAGGCGATGTTGCTCCAGCGGGTGGTGGCCGACAGCTTTGCCTGGCTCAACGACCCGCCCTCGTTCACCGGTTATGAGGACACGGTCGAGCGGATGATCGTCACGATCTCCGACCGACCGTTCCTCTCCGACCTGTGGACCCACGAGGCTCGCTACCTTCCCGAGGACCAACTGCGTGACCTGCGCAAGCGGATGCGGACCTACACCGAGGGGTTCCTGCCGGGCATTCGGCAGCGCCGGCCAGACCTCACCCCGGGCCAGGACGACCTGCTGGCCTGGGCGATGCAGTCACTGCTCTCCGGGCTGGGCCGGCGGTCGATGCGCTCGCTCGCCTCGGTCCGGGTGCCCTCGGTCCGTGCGGCGTTGCTGGCCGTTCCCGCCGCCGAGCTGGTGGAGATCGGCCCGGTGGCCGAGCCGGTCAAGCCCAACCTGACCCCGGTCTCGATGCGCGAGCGGCTGCTCACCGTGGCCTTCGAGCAGTTCGGTGAGCGCGGCTATCAGGACACGACAATGGCCAGCATCGGTGCTGCGGCGGACGTCACGGGGCCCAACGTCTACGGCTACTTCGCCAGCAAATCCGAGTTGCTGCGTGCCGTGACCGATCGGGGCACTCACGCCTTGTGGCTGAATCTGGACCGCACGCTGGCCAGCGCGGCGACCCCGGCCGATGCGCTGCACGAGCTCGTCCGGAGCTACACATCGCTCATGGGGTCATGGGCGTCCACGCTCGAGGACCCCTCCGGGGAGCATGACGTGATCGACACCATGAGGGCCGGACAGCGCGAATACATCGCTGAATGGGTTGCTCTGCTGCAGGCAGTCGTCCCGGGCCTGGACCAGCAGCAGGCAAGAGCGCGCTGCCAGCTCGCGATGTTCCTGATCTCGGACCTCCACAAGACGCGTCACATCGTGCGGCACGCCAACTTCCACGAGAACCTCGTGGCCATGGTGCTCGCCGTGCTCCTCGACCGGTCCGTCCCCGGCTCCTGA
- a CDS encoding long-chain-fatty-acid--CoA ligase, protein MQITQSLHQAVQSRPDQVATIFGSRTRTVAETADRVARMAGALRELGVVDGERVGIYALNSDRYHELLYAVPWAGGVVNPVNSRWSVTEVAYSLVDCGTDIVLVDDAFAGTVDELRAKAPNLREVIYCGEGETPDGLLSYEDLVAGAELLEDARRRDEDLYGVYYTGGTTGAPKGVMLDHRALLTSAMGCMVTTDMLSRGGVLLHAAPMFHLADGAAWNIANLTHAVHVIVPSFTVAGVVDAIEKHGVTDALLVPTMIQAIVDSPEAATADLTSMQRVMYGASPISESVLNRARATFANARFTQAYGMTELAPVATLLTADDHDVSSLARSAGRAAAHAEVRVVGPDDQTLPRGEVGEIVSRGDHVMQGYWNKPDETAQALAGGWMHTGDAGYMDADGYLFVVDRIKDMVISGGENVYSVEVENALVKHDRIMQAAVVGVPDDTWGERVHAFLILREGEDITLEEVREWCRQHIANYKLPRSIDVVDSFPVSGAGKVLKRELRKEFWGNSDRSIN, encoded by the coding sequence ATGCAGATCACTCAGTCCCTCCACCAGGCCGTGCAGTCACGACCCGATCAGGTCGCCACGATCTTCGGCAGCCGCACCCGCACGGTCGCCGAGACCGCCGACCGAGTTGCCCGCATGGCCGGGGCCCTGCGTGAGCTCGGTGTCGTCGACGGCGAGCGGGTCGGCATCTATGCACTGAACAGCGATCGCTACCACGAGCTCCTCTATGCCGTGCCGTGGGCCGGCGGGGTGGTGAACCCGGTGAACAGCCGGTGGAGTGTGACCGAGGTGGCCTACTCCCTGGTGGACTGCGGCACCGACATCGTGCTCGTGGACGACGCGTTCGCCGGGACGGTCGACGAGCTCCGGGCCAAGGCGCCGAACCTGCGTGAGGTGATCTACTGCGGCGAGGGCGAGACGCCCGATGGCCTGCTGTCCTATGAGGACCTCGTCGCCGGCGCCGAGCTGCTCGAGGATGCTCGGCGCAGGGACGAGGACCTCTACGGCGTCTACTACACCGGTGGCACCACGGGCGCTCCCAAGGGCGTCATGCTCGATCACCGTGCGCTGCTCACCTCCGCGATGGGCTGCATGGTGACCACCGACATGCTGTCGCGCGGCGGCGTACTCCTTCACGCAGCGCCGATGTTCCACCTGGCAGACGGCGCTGCCTGGAACATCGCCAACCTCACCCACGCGGTTCACGTCATCGTGCCGTCCTTCACCGTGGCCGGCGTGGTGGACGCCATCGAGAAGCACGGCGTGACCGATGCGCTGCTCGTGCCCACCATGATTCAGGCGATCGTGGACTCCCCGGAGGCCGCGACCGCCGACCTCACGAGCATGCAGCGAGTGATGTACGGCGCCTCGCCCATCTCGGAGAGCGTCCTGAACCGTGCCCGGGCTACCTTCGCCAACGCGAGGTTCACCCAGGCATACGGCATGACCGAGCTCGCGCCGGTGGCCACACTGCTGACCGCCGACGACCACGACGTGTCGAGTCTCGCGCGCTCCGCTGGGCGAGCCGCCGCACACGCCGAGGTCCGCGTGGTCGGACCCGACGACCAGACCCTCCCGCGCGGCGAGGTGGGTGAGATCGTCTCGAGGGGCGACCACGTGATGCAGGGCTACTGGAACAAGCCCGACGAGACCGCGCAGGCCCTCGCGGGCGGATGGATGCACACCGGCGACGCGGGCTACATGGATGCCGACGGTTATCTCTTCGTGGTCGACCGGATCAAGGACATGGTCATCAGCGGCGGTGAGAACGTCTATTCCGTCGAGGTCGAGAACGCTCTGGTCAAGCACGACAGGATCATGCAGGCAGCAGTCGTCGGCGTTCCGGACGACACGTGGGGTGAGCGGGTGCATGCGTTCCTGATCCTCCGGGAAGGCGAGGACATCACCCTCGAGGAGGTTCGCGAGTGGTGCCGTCAACACATCGCGAACTACAAGCTGCCGCGAAGCATCGACGTCGTCGACTCCTTCCCCGTCTCCGGTGCCGGCAAGGTGCTCAAGCGTGAGTTGCGCAAAGAGTTCTGGGGCAACTCGGACCGCTCCATCAACTGA
- a CDS encoding SDR family NAD(P)-dependent oxidoreductase, producing MQLAGASALVTGGASGLGAATTQRLAAAGATVVVADLVSAWERRTTDFGDEVRFVATDVTAEDEVVAAVRAAVELGELRAAVACAGIGHQGRLLGSRGPVDAATVRRVMDVNFGGTVSLLGHAADAMQHNELRDGERGVVVMVASAAGLDSSSVAYGGSKAAVVGVTAAAARELSSRAIRVVTVAPGIFETPMVAGMSESAVASVGRPAHPDRLGRPDEFASFVAHIVENAMINGEVVRLDAALRAPAVIQ from the coding sequence ATGCAACTCGCAGGAGCTTCAGCACTGGTGACCGGCGGCGCTTCCGGGCTGGGAGCGGCAACGACGCAGCGCCTTGCGGCGGCTGGCGCAACCGTGGTCGTCGCGGACCTGGTCAGCGCCTGGGAGCGCAGGACCACCGACTTCGGTGACGAGGTCCGGTTCGTTGCCACCGACGTGACCGCCGAGGACGAGGTCGTGGCCGCGGTGCGCGCAGCCGTCGAGCTGGGTGAGCTGCGGGCCGCGGTCGCGTGCGCCGGAATCGGCCACCAGGGCCGTCTCCTCGGGTCACGCGGACCCGTCGACGCTGCCACGGTGCGTCGGGTGATGGACGTCAACTTCGGCGGAACGGTCAGCCTGCTCGGGCATGCGGCTGACGCCATGCAGCACAACGAGCTGCGTGATGGGGAGCGCGGCGTAGTGGTGATGGTGGCCTCGGCAGCCGGGCTCGACAGCTCCTCGGTTGCCTATGGCGGCTCCAAGGCTGCCGTCGTTGGCGTGACCGCTGCGGCCGCCCGCGAACTCTCGAGCCGCGCGATCCGCGTGGTCACGGTCGCTCCGGGCATCTTCGAGACTCCGATGGTGGCCGGGATGAGCGAGTCCGCGGTGGCCAGCGTCGGGCGCCCCGCGCACCCTGACCGTCTGGGCCGTCCCGACGAGTTCGCCAGCTTCGTGGCACACATCGTGGAGAACGCGATGATCAATGGAGAGGTGGTTCGTCTCGATGCCGCACTCCGTGCTCCGGCGGTGATTCAGTGA
- a CDS encoding hotdog domain-containing protein, with product MSTDQQTGHATEAGAPFDGRAAIEALMVAPGPPALGSAYQAMTEELRGFLDVLAGAAIDTEHAARLRAQLAQMTSRLRGLEVGEPQRLWGHWTDRPGRGQALIPSYDVPKGSLEASATVTFGRFHVGENMAVHGGAISMLFDDLLGWLLARSDLPPSRTAFLTTNFRAVTPVGVELTVHARITHVEGRKRFLAAELRHGDTVCADAEGLWVELRPGQP from the coding sequence GTGAGCACCGACCAGCAGACGGGGCACGCGACCGAGGCGGGAGCACCGTTCGACGGTCGGGCCGCGATCGAGGCACTGATGGTCGCGCCCGGTCCGCCCGCGCTCGGATCGGCCTACCAGGCGATGACCGAGGAGCTCCGCGGCTTCCTCGACGTGCTCGCCGGCGCGGCCATCGACACCGAGCACGCCGCACGCCTGCGGGCTCAGCTCGCGCAGATGACCTCAAGGCTGCGCGGTCTCGAGGTCGGTGAGCCGCAGCGCCTGTGGGGACACTGGACCGACAGGCCGGGACGAGGACAGGCGCTGATCCCGTCGTACGACGTGCCGAAGGGCTCCCTGGAGGCGAGCGCAACGGTCACCTTCGGACGGTTCCACGTCGGCGAGAACATGGCCGTCCACGGCGGTGCGATCTCCATGCTCTTCGACGACTTGCTGGGCTGGCTGCTCGCCCGCAGTGACCTGCCGCCGAGCCGAACCGCCTTCCTGACCACGAACTTCCGGGCCGTGACGCCGGTCGGCGTCGAGCTCACGGTGCACGCCCGGATCACTCACGTCGAGGGACGCAAGCGCTTCCTCGCTGCGGAGCTGAGGCACGGCGACACCGTCTGCGCCGACGCCGAGGGACTCTGGGTGGAGTTGCGACCCGGACAGCCCTGA
- a CDS encoding SDR family NAD(P)-dependent oxidoreductase, giving the protein MTNPLDRFRLDDKVVLITGASSGLGVGFARATAAVGATLVLAARREDRLSALADELRFAGTTVLTHRTDVSVAQDCAAVADAAAAEFGRIDVLVNNAGVGIAGSALREAPEVFAQVVDVNLNGSYWMARACAPHMPEGSSIVNIASVLGHVASRFPQAHYAASKSGVLGLTRDLAQQWSARRGIRVNALCPGYFASEMTNAEGGELLRDLVISNSILGRFGEQEELDSALLFLASPASSYMTGGSLIVDGGLSATV; this is encoded by the coding sequence ATGACCAACCCACTCGACCGGTTCCGCCTCGACGACAAGGTCGTCCTCATCACCGGCGCCAGCTCCGGCCTCGGCGTCGGCTTCGCCCGCGCCACTGCAGCCGTCGGCGCCACCCTGGTGCTGGCCGCACGGCGCGAGGACCGGCTCAGTGCCCTCGCGGACGAGCTGCGCTTCGCGGGTACGACGGTGCTCACCCACCGCACCGATGTCTCGGTCGCCCAGGACTGCGCTGCCGTGGCAGACGCCGCCGCGGCCGAGTTCGGACGCATCGACGTGCTGGTGAACAACGCCGGCGTCGGCATCGCCGGATCCGCGCTGCGCGAGGCCCCGGAGGTCTTCGCGCAGGTGGTCGACGTGAACCTCAACGGGTCCTACTGGATGGCTCGGGCCTGCGCCCCGCACATGCCGGAGGGTTCGTCGATCGTGAACATCGCCAGCGTCCTGGGCCATGTGGCTTCACGGTTCCCCCAGGCGCACTATGCGGCAAGCAAGTCCGGGGTGCTCGGCCTGACGCGTGACCTGGCCCAGCAGTGGTCGGCCCGGCGCGGGATCCGCGTCAACGCGTTGTGTCCGGGATATTTCGCCAGCGAGATGACCAACGCCGAAGGCGGAGAGCTGTTGCGCGACCTGGTCATCAGCAACTCCATCCTCGGCCGGTTCGGCGAGCAGGAAGAGCTCGACTCGGCGCTGCTCTTCCTGGCCTCGCCGGCATCGTCGTACATGACCGGAGGCTCCCTGATCGTGGACGGTGGCCTGTCCGCGACGGTCTGA